One genomic window of Camelina sativa cultivar DH55 chromosome 5, Cs, whole genome shotgun sequence includes the following:
- the LOC104786993 gene encoding OTU domain-containing protein 5 isoform X1, with product MTRILVQRGSSGSSSNSTRSSSSSGSASSSETESQINNNIPVTIDEEIPDEKQEEVSVVDQPECSDAKNVVVDSDVPVDREDDESLVVSENVHVESEGIDCDSPVSGGSNPDSPPVPAPPPKPSPTVNPGNNRSVFGSFDAIRIGPTRRGAGPRSLVNRSSPTGSHPSSPRSHSENEGYNSSDEHMPCYVSSHLGSSSGPEREHQFEAEINESKGFEIRRMLEDGNCLFRAVADQVYGDSEVYDLARQMCMDYMEQERDHFSQFITEGFTSYLKRKRRDKVYGNNIEIQALAEMYNRPIHIYSYSTESINIFQGNYSTDTPPIRLSFHHGNHYNSLVDPHRLTVGAGLGFSSLSGRHVDKEQVKAAIKAQQEHQIDNALLAEGRFYSDLELTEKEIERSVMEASRAEYLMEWSKPRIGPKESSTSNAETSSSGATGPSGSDSKPDEAVKEKVVLSSSIEMVLSMGFSYTQAMEAYSIFGDDVDSMVCYVVETSCGGNNRRKGKATE from the exons ATGACTCGGATTTTGGTTCAACGTGGTTCATCCGGCAGTTCTTCCAACTCAACccgctcttcttcttcctctggctCAGCTTCTTCCTCAGAAACAGAGTCACAGATAAACAATAATATTCCGGTAACGATCGATGAAGAAATTCCTGATGAAAAACAAGAAGAGGTTTCCGTTGTTGATCAACCGGAGTGTTCTGATGCTAAGAATGTAGTTGTGGACAGTGATGTACCTGTGgatagagaagatgatgaaagttTGGTTGTTTCAGAAAATGTTCATGTTGAGAGTGAAGGAATTGATTGTGATTCTCCAGTTAGTGGTGGCAGTAACCCTGATTCACCACCCGTACCAGCTCCGCCACCAAAACCTTCTCCTACTGTCAATCCTGGTAATAACAGATCGGTCTTTGGAAGTTTTGACGCTATACGAATTGGACCAACACGAAGAGGTGCTGGGCCTCGCTCTCTTGTTAATAGGAGTTCGCCAACTGGATCACATCCTTCTTCTCCAAGATCACACAGTGAGAACGAAGGCTATAATAGTTCTGATGAGCATATGCCATGCTATGTGTCTTCTCATCTTGGCTCCAGCTCTGGCCCG GAAAGAGAACACCAGTTTGAAGCAGAGATTAATGAATCAAAAGGCTTTGAAATTAGGCGGATGTTGGAAGATGGAAATTGTCTTTTTCGGGCTGTTGCAGATCAAGTATATGGGGATTCAGAGGTATATGACCTGGCTAGGCAAATGTGCATGGATTACATG GAACAAGAGAGGGATCACTTTTCTCAGTTCATAACCGAAGGCTTTACCTCTTACttgaagaggaaaagaagagatAAG GTCTATGGAAACAACATAGAGATCCAAGCTTTAGCAGAAATGTATAATAGGCCAATCCACATTTACTCATATAGCACAG AGTCTATCAACATATTCCAAGGAAACTACAGCACGGATACACCTCCCATAAGGCTGAGCTTCCACCACGGCAATCATTATAATTCTTTGGTGGATCCACATCGGTTGACAGTTGGTGCAGGGCTTGGATTTAGTAGTCTCAGTGGG AGACACGTGGACAAAGAACAGGTGAAAGCTGCTATAAAGGCTCAGCAAGAACATCAGATTGATAAT GCGCTCTTAGCAGAAGGGAGATTTTACTCTGACCTTGAGCTTACGGAAAAAGAAATCGAGCGGTCGGTAATGGAAGCTTCCCGTGCTGAGTATCTTATGGAATGGTCTAAGCCACGAATCGGTCCAAAGGAATCATCCACCTCTAATGCTGAGACGTCATCTTCTGGAGCTA CAGGACCTTCAGGCAGTGATTCGAAACCAGATGAGGCAGTAAAAGAAAAGGTGGTGCTGAGCAGCAGCATCGAGATGGTATTGTCGATGGGATTTAGCTACACGCAGGCCATGGAAGCTTATAGCATTTTTGGGGATGACGTTGACTCTATGGTCTGTTACGTAGTGGAGACGAGCTGTGGCGGCAACAATCGACGGAAAGGCAAAGCAACGGAATAG
- the LOC104786993 gene encoding OTU domain-containing protein 5 isoform X2, with amino-acid sequence MTRILVQRGSSGSSSNSTRSSSSSGSASSSETESQINNNIPVTIDEEIPDEKQEEVSVVDQPECSDAKNVVVDSDVPVDREDDESLVVSENVHVESEGIDCDSPVSGGSNPDSPPVPAPPPKPSPTVNPGNNRSVFGSFDAIRIGPTRRGAGPRSLVNRSSPTGSHPSSPRSHSENEGYNSSDEHMPCYVSSHLGSSSGPEREHQFEAEINESKGFEIRRMLEDGNCLFRAVADQVYGDSEVYDLARQMCMDYMEQERDHFSQFITEGFTSYLKRKRRDKVYGNNIEIQALAEMYNRPIHIYSYSTESINIFQGNYSTDTPPIRLSFHHGNHYNSLVDPHRLTVGAGLGFSSLSGRHVDKEQVKAAIKAQQEHQIDNALLAEGRFYSDLELTEKEIERSVMEASRAEYLMEWSKPRIGPKESSTSNAETSSSGARPSGSDSKPDEAVKEKVVLSSSIEMVLSMGFSYTQAMEAYSIFGDDVDSMVCYVVETSCGGNNRRKGKATE; translated from the exons ATGACTCGGATTTTGGTTCAACGTGGTTCATCCGGCAGTTCTTCCAACTCAACccgctcttcttcttcctctggctCAGCTTCTTCCTCAGAAACAGAGTCACAGATAAACAATAATATTCCGGTAACGATCGATGAAGAAATTCCTGATGAAAAACAAGAAGAGGTTTCCGTTGTTGATCAACCGGAGTGTTCTGATGCTAAGAATGTAGTTGTGGACAGTGATGTACCTGTGgatagagaagatgatgaaagttTGGTTGTTTCAGAAAATGTTCATGTTGAGAGTGAAGGAATTGATTGTGATTCTCCAGTTAGTGGTGGCAGTAACCCTGATTCACCACCCGTACCAGCTCCGCCACCAAAACCTTCTCCTACTGTCAATCCTGGTAATAACAGATCGGTCTTTGGAAGTTTTGACGCTATACGAATTGGACCAACACGAAGAGGTGCTGGGCCTCGCTCTCTTGTTAATAGGAGTTCGCCAACTGGATCACATCCTTCTTCTCCAAGATCACACAGTGAGAACGAAGGCTATAATAGTTCTGATGAGCATATGCCATGCTATGTGTCTTCTCATCTTGGCTCCAGCTCTGGCCCG GAAAGAGAACACCAGTTTGAAGCAGAGATTAATGAATCAAAAGGCTTTGAAATTAGGCGGATGTTGGAAGATGGAAATTGTCTTTTTCGGGCTGTTGCAGATCAAGTATATGGGGATTCAGAGGTATATGACCTGGCTAGGCAAATGTGCATGGATTACATG GAACAAGAGAGGGATCACTTTTCTCAGTTCATAACCGAAGGCTTTACCTCTTACttgaagaggaaaagaagagatAAG GTCTATGGAAACAACATAGAGATCCAAGCTTTAGCAGAAATGTATAATAGGCCAATCCACATTTACTCATATAGCACAG AGTCTATCAACATATTCCAAGGAAACTACAGCACGGATACACCTCCCATAAGGCTGAGCTTCCACCACGGCAATCATTATAATTCTTTGGTGGATCCACATCGGTTGACAGTTGGTGCAGGGCTTGGATTTAGTAGTCTCAGTGGG AGACACGTGGACAAAGAACAGGTGAAAGCTGCTATAAAGGCTCAGCAAGAACATCAGATTGATAAT GCGCTCTTAGCAGAAGGGAGATTTTACTCTGACCTTGAGCTTACGGAAAAAGAAATCGAGCGGTCGGTAATGGAAGCTTCCCGTGCTGAGTATCTTATGGAATGGTCTAAGCCACGAATCGGTCCAAAGGAATCATCCACCTCTAATGCTGAGACGTCATCTTCTGGAGCTA GACCTTCAGGCAGTGATTCGAAACCAGATGAGGCAGTAAAAGAAAAGGTGGTGCTGAGCAGCAGCATCGAGATGGTATTGTCGATGGGATTTAGCTACACGCAGGCCATGGAAGCTTATAGCATTTTTGGGGATGACGTTGACTCTATGGTCTGTTACGTAGTGGAGACGAGCTGTGGCGGCAACAATCGACGGAAAGGCAAAGCAACGGAATAG
- the LOC104789281 gene encoding agamous-like MADS-box protein AGL97 has product MGGLKRKIDTGKKIENKDPRAVAFSKRRKGLFNKASELCLLSDAQIAILATPVSSNSHASFYSFGHSSVDNIVSAFLADQTPRRDDDDEKLGFWWEDESLANSQNPEELGAAIDSMKKMLHDLKELQNKQRDRVQQTLDHQPCSSSLCLELDDVSVNFQGFQDKNSVDDDLTVNVQGFQNNTDEEQTLPNNDGLLGSFDGCNQEFDLDQLYDFVTKSEDLWKDMEMYDDCADVEKEKGGSHVTHQQQTLDHQPCSSSLCVDVDDVSVNLQGFHNNNITEEQQTLAVSGSFDEELDVDDIWKNLDLDDLSVSLQVFQNNTDDEEQTLANDDGLLGSFDGCNQEFDVDQLYDFVTKSEDVWKDMGMYDDCLY; this is encoded by the coding sequence atGGGTGGGTTGAAGAGGAAGATTGATACAGGGAAGAAGATAGAGAATAAAGATCCACGAGCGGTTGCTTTCTCTAAACGTCGTAAGGGTCTTTTCAACAAAGCCTCAGAGCTTTGTCTTCTCTCCGACGCACAGATTGCGATTTTAGCGACTCCGGTTTCTTCTAATTCACACGCCTCTTTCTACTCTTTTGGCCACTCCTCTGTCGACAATATTGTTTCAGCTTTCCTCGCGGATCAGACTCCTCGtcgggatgatgatgatgaaaagttagggttttggtgggaaGATGAGAGTCTCGCAAATTCACAGAATCCGGAGGAATTGGGTGCCGCGATTGattcaatgaagaagatgttaCACGATCTGAAGGAGTTGCAAAATAAGCAAAGAGATCGTGTGCAGCAAACCCTAGATCATCAACCCTGTTCTTCAAGTCTGTGCCTTGAATTAGATGATGTATCTGTGAACTTCCAAGGGTTTCAAGACAAGAACAGTGTAGATGATGATTTAACTGTGAATGTGCAAGGGTTTCAAAACAATACTGATGAAGAACAAACCCTACCCAACAACGACGGTTTACTTGGGAGCTTCGATGGATGCAATCAAGAGTTTGATCTTGAtcaattatatgattttgtgaCGAAATCTGAAGATCTTTGGAAGGATATGGAGATGTATGATGATTGTGCGGacgtggagaaggagaagggtgGTTCACACGTAACTCATCAGCAGCAAACCCTAGATCATCAACCCTGTTCTTCAAGTCTGTGCGTTGACGTAGATGATGTATCTGTGAATTTACAAGGgtttcacaacaacaacatcactgAAGAACAACAAACCCTAGCGGTTTCTGGGAGCTTCGATGAAGAgcttgatgttgatgatatatgGAAGAATTTGGATTTGGATGATTTAAGTGTGAGTCTCCAAGTATTTCAAAACAAtactgatgatgaagaacaaaccCTAGCGAATGACGACGGTCTACTTGGGAGCTTCGATGGGTGCAATCAAGAGTTTGATGTTGAtcaattatatgattttgtgaCAAAATCTGAAGATGTATGGAAGGATATGGGGATGTATGATGACTGTCTCTATTGA